ACTTCGAAATATAGTGCTTCATCAGATGAGGGTAATACAAGATCAAGAGCGTGATCTTGAATTCGGTAGACGATCTGATGATGTAGGGTAGCTACTACACTCTTTTCTTGCATATGTGCTCCGATCTGTTGAAGTTGAACCTTGAGAGTCTTTAAGAGATTTGGGTCTCGTAACGAAACATTGAAATTTGGAAACAGTGTTATGAATATTGTTCATGCATTTAATGTTGTTTGAACTGTTCCGATGCAAGCTTGTTGGTATGACTTTAATCGAGAGTCTATTAAAGCTATCTAGGCTACATTTCCTCGCATGTAGGGTCAAACCAATTCTTACTACCCTAAAGTGGAGGTGAGTATATAACCCTATTGTTGCCACAATCTAGTCAGATTCTCCGGAATGTTCAGAGAGATGAACTGTTCTTCTTCCGCGGCTGGAACTTGACAGGATGAGAACTGGCTGAACTTGACATATTCCATCACCTTTCGGCTGGAGGACAATTTTATGAGTTCACGAATGCCCTTAACCGAGAAGGCGCTAGGCTTTTTTTTGCGAAGTATTCGTATGGATTCACCAAAGGAAGGATAATTTCAAGAAGTTGATCGCCCGGAACATACTCGATTTCATATAAGGAACTGATTTTAGAAGAGGAAGAACAGATTTTGCTTCTAGAAAAAGTTGAAATTGCAAATTGAGAGTCGATGGATGAAGGATTTGAAGTAGACAATTTGAGAGAGTTGTTTTCCAGATTTCTTAAAACAATTAGTCATAAACAGTGATCCTATCAATAATATCGCAAGACTGTAGGCTCTGATACTTTATGCACAGAATAAGCGATCGATCGTATTGACAAACGAGGCTTGGTACTTCCCAAGTAAAGGTAAGTGACATAGGCACTATCCATCGGCTGTCGGGTGTGACTTTAAGCTCATATAAAgtgttttaaatattaaatgtataaaattacaTTGAAAAAAGAAATGTGTATGAAGGTAATAAActcaatttaaatttaatgttcATCAATCTGGCACATTTACaattagagaaatattataaaGTCTAACGAATATCCAAAGACTGGATGGCGAGTTTGGCTGCAATTGAAGAAATGTTCTCCTTCATGAGTCCCATTGAAAGTTTTAACCTCTCCATTGTATCTTTTATATCCATTGCCTTTAATTTCTCTTGTTGTAACCTTGATAGTTCTGACTGCGTCGATCCTGCAAAACAAGAAAACCCGAAAAACTATACTAAAGGAAACTCCCAGAGCCgtaatttaatagttttaaacaGAAAACCTTCTTGACTCTTGAAATCACAAGAGAGAAAAGATGTAAGAGTTACCGGAAACCGGTTGAAGCGCAGCGAATGATAAACGTTCTTGAAGGGAAGGAAAGAAGGATTCTTCACATTCTTCCGGTGGCTCATCTTCAGCCCATTTCAAAGAGTTAAGGAGACGAGTTTGTAGTAGCGAGTCTTCTGGAGCCTGTTGTAAAAGGAGGTAAGCCAACACATCAACTAATAAGAACATTACAGGCCTCTAAAGAGACCGGATGATACATTAAGTAGGTCTGTTGTACCTTAAGTTTGATCTCCAAGCTGCTGAGATTCTTAATAGATTCCTTTAGCTTGGAGATTTCTGAGGTTATTTCATTGCTGATCTCATAATTAAAACGATCTTGTATTGGTCTGACCTCTCCGGACAAATAAGGATCTGcctgagacaaaaaaaaaaaatcatatagtcatttgtttttttgtgcAAAGAGAAAGAACATCATAACTCACATTGCAATGATTAACAAAaggattaatttttattttgcattCTTACCCCTAAAAATCTGGAAATCTTCACACGACCAGCGCCTCTTATGGAGACAAGTGCTCCGATGTCTAATCTCTCGACCTGTAATATATGGTGTTTAGCTTGACTCATCAAAGATCAAAGTCTCATGAGAAGAAGCTTACATTTTCAATAAGTACCAAGCAGCCATATCGAGCAGCAAAGGATGCTTCTGTTGCTTTCTCACTAATCGAAATAGGATCGAGAATGAAATGAACAAAcatattcttttttctttttatcgaCTGCACGGACCAAGTAACTAGATTAATTTCAAAAGTGAATCCATAAAATAATTTGGAATTATAGATTTATACCTCTTCAAGTAGTGCCAAGTATCTTGCTTCGTACAAATGCAATGTTTTACTCTCCGTTGGTACAAGAACCTGTAACCATATGTTAAAAGCAAgaacttaaatttatatttgcTGTAATATTAGGGTTTATGATTCTAACCTCGCTCATACTGAagggaagaagaggaaggtCAAGTGATTTGGCGATAATTTTCAAACGACGTTGTTTCACTACGCGGAAATTGCTACCTCCGGGAATTGAAGTCGCCGGAATTCGAACCCAGCTGCGATATTCGGTAGGGAAGATAGAGGAAGAGAGAACAGAGGAGATTAAGGTGGTGGTAGTCATCGGGAAAACGTAAATTGCAGTATCAAGACTTCCGTGTGTCCGCCAAATTCAGCCGTAAGATACCATGTGTTTAGAAGATTAGATGGTGGGGCCCCACTAACAATTTCCGGTCTAGTTGTAACTGGAAAtttactaatcaaaatttatttgaGGGAAATTTGCCGAAACCTAACAAAAATTCAgttagtataattatttttttgccaTTTTGTCTCTTTTTTACCGTTTTCAAATTctgaaatttaataaaataaatagttttatgaatcaaaaaaattattaaaaatagggctttttgcaaaagtgactcaaaacttgaagtcaaacagaaaactaaccttttcttttgactccttttttttttgagattttaaccccacacctgcattttatctacgaaaatgccattaacattttttttttctttttttcgaaaatggcttctttactgtctcaacctcatcttcttcaagtatttacaatattgccactgcaatgaatagtggcaacaaccttgtacgaactgtttggagcttttaatgccctttaatgcacgtaaatctctttacactctctctgtttcaattgttatgaactaaaaacaacatttctttcactttctctctatattcatccaaaaaactcaagcttttgattcaaaatatgggctatggttgacagagccatatttttttcgttttgacttacggttgctttcgtttgaggttctgggtggttggagaagaccctgtgtgcaaacgaagtcatctcacctagtttaaggtacgaatttgaattttttttcaagatctgttcgcgtagaagacttactagtaagtcatctgtatgtagaagacttactgatgagtcttctggtcaaacggacgacttaaattaagtcgtccagctttgtttgttaaaaaaaaacactccagacgacttatatataagtcgtctacgagaaacggtctagttttgcatttgaccgaatcgtgtcagatctttgactatttctggacgacttataattcagtcgtctctgggaaagttaaaatttcaatattttatgaaaacttgacgacttacgtgtaagtcgtcctaggttagttttgtaattgaaaaataaaacttcataatttaactttaaccagacgacttaatataaagtcgtccctccagaagacttaatttaaagtcgtccggggaaagcaaagtcgtccagaatttttcccaattttctggtcaaaccttgcttatcccggacgaccttaaattaagtcgtttagctggacgactttcatctaagtcgtctggagaaagttaaatttcaagttttatttttcaattacaaaactaacctaggacgacttacacgtaagtcgtcaagttttcataaaatattgaaattttaactttcccagagacgactgaattataagtcgtccagaaatagtcaaagatctgacacgattcggtcaaatgcaaaactagcccgtttctcgtagacgacttatatataagtcgtctgaagttttttttttaacaaacaaatccggacgacttagaattaagtcgtcccttttaattttcaattgcaaaagtgacctctttagacgacttacctttaagtcttctggacgacttaatgctaagtcgtctgcggcaatgtttattgaacttcttcattttctctatgtttactaatgtgttttattttgaatatttgcagatgatttttcagttacatgcagtgtatggagaatggttgttgagagatttccgttgggattttgtggttgatgatctcaaaggagcaagattgtttttattgaattaagattcaacacatgctgaacttgttgcaatggctcaagaagattataacctggaatgatgatggctccaggcagtcttcccattcatgttacaagtgatagacaagttcgaaacttgctggagatactcaaaacccatagagtatgtctttgtgtatcaagccgcagcaaggtcgaaacggtttcagagaaaagggatattgatgaagctggtgaatgggaaaaagatgttggtgataatgatgaagctggtgaatgggaagaagatgttggtgatgatgatgaagctgatgaatgttttgaagatgttggtgataatgagtttgttgaagatgaaaatcaagatggggaggaggaaaatggggaggaggatgctgataattctattgttggtgaaacggatcagaatggtggggattacagtctttatggaaaggttccagatgaggacgaggaagatgatgataatatttgttttgaagaaatccaaaagacatatgctaagacaaatgctattgaaggaggaaaatcgaatggtaccagtatctatgtcaaccagagttttgttagcaagggtgcactgctttcagagctgcggttggcagcagtgaggggtaagttttctttcagattatacaaatcaacgaaaactctcgttgtggcaacatgtccggttagctattgtggatggaaggtcagagcgagtgtcaaacatgggacaaacacgttttgggtaacaaagtatgtggaaaaacatttatgctcagcgggagaccgaatcgctcagcggagacactgtactccgaagtatgtaggtagtcttttcattgatcgtgttggaatcattgatgggataactccgcagcatatcactgatgcaatgaggaacatgtttggcatggcgcttgattacaccacttcatacagagcactgttatatgcacaaagattggtgagaggatcagcagaagaagggtattcgcgtctggcatcatatctcgagcaaatctccattgcaaatcctgattctatcacggcgatagaacttgattctatgaaaagatttaagtatctatttctctcttttggagcttctatcaaaggttttaagtatcagagaagggtcattgtggtggatggaactcacctaagtggaaagtatggaggaactatgttagttgcagccgcacaagatggcaattttcagatattcccattggcttttgggatcgtggatgaggaagatataccttcttgggaatggtttttcacaaaattggctagttgtatatctcatgacaagcctctggtgatagtctccgaccggcacaaggccattaaaagtgcgtgtgataaggtgtttccttgggcaacccgaggaatatgttattatcaccttcaagataacattgtcaaaaagtttaaagggaaacatctcatgtacttggtgaaaggggctgcttatgctcacacggtttacgattttgaccggtacatggctgagatacggagtgcaaacccggaacttgcaacgtatttggagaaagccgacgtcaggctatggtcaagggtttattgtaaggggaacaggttcaacataaaaacaagcaacattgctgaatctattaattccgcactgaagcgagcaagaggatttccgattacgttcctgctggagttcataaggcagaagttaggaaaatggtattggaaaaggagacaagatgctttgagtctcacaactgaacatagcgggggtgttgaatacttgcttgctgttcgagaagagatagcgggtacgatgacggtcgaaccaattgatggatggcatttctttgtcaaaggtggcaaaatggactgtgtggttgatttggaacatgcaaagtgtgattgtggtgtctatggagtggagaaaataccttgctctcatgctatagctgctggaatacatgctggtttgcatatctccacacttgtatgtccactgtactcaaagaattatctgtatgcaggatactcagagaatatatatcctatcgtgtcacaacatattgaggaacgagaatgctttcctccagaactaaagcgtggtcgggggagaccgaagaaatcaagatggcaatcttggttggagctatctaggatgagaggacacaaacccaggaagaaacacagggcacggagatgctcaaactgcaaggaaactggccatacgaaaccacaatgtacacaaccagttgactagttgtccagacgacctaaatttaagtcgtccagtcttgattacccgtccagacgactaaatttttagtcgtccagtgtattttatttttagacgaccttctactaagtcgtccagtgtattttatttttagacgaccttctactatcccttcaagtgtattttatttttagactaccttctactatcccttcaagtcgtccaaaccttctagacgacttatttgtaagtcgtccagttggaaaaccttccagacgacttataataagtcgtccaaaccttctagacgacttatttgtaagtcgtccagttggaaaaccttccagacgacttataataagtcgtccaaaccttctagacgacttatttgtaagtcgtccagttggaaaaccttccagacgacttatttcttccagacaacttatatatttacaaatctatacaaagacaagctgaaatacaaatacttcgctcgttaaaaaatcatgttcaaatacaaagacaagttcaaatacaaacacaaatctaatcatacatgcccacgaacttatcaccatccacattttctttcagatgctgatcaacaagctccttccatatatccaccgccatattatccctcattttcttcgcgttgcacctagcaaagtctttagggtcaaaggagaccccaagagcatgacattcaatgtactttacagcgtacacgccacaatcaccattgttggccgtgggtacacctttcagcggtctctcatatgtgtatggctccaacccgtatttgacccgtatttcgtcggt
This Brassica napus cultivar Da-Ae chromosome C6, Da-Ae, whole genome shotgun sequence DNA region includes the following protein-coding sequences:
- the BNAC06G08620D gene encoding uncharacterized protein BNAC06G08620D, with product MTTTTLISSVLSSSIFPTEYRSWVRIPATSIPGGSNFRVVKQRRLKIIAKSLDLPLLPFSMSEVLVPTESKTLHLYEARYLALLEESIKRKKNMFVHFILDPISISEKATEASFAARYGCLVLIENVERLDIGALVSIRGAGRVKISRFLGADPYLSGEVRPIQDRFNYEISNEITSEISKLKESIKNLSSLEIKLKAPEDSLLQTRLLNSLKWAEDEPPEECEESFFPSLQERLSFAALQPVSGSTQSELSRLQQEKLKAMDIKDTMERLKLSMGLMKENISSIAAKLAIQSLDIR